The Sphingomicrobium aestuariivivum DNA window ACACATCCTTGCGGTCGAGCTTGCCGTCACGCGCCCGCGCGGTCAGATCGCCGAGCTGCCTGCCGATCCCCTCGAGGCTGGAGCCGCCGCAATCGCGCACGACGGGGACGACAAGGCCCTTGTCGCCGAGCGCGGTGCCGACACCCACGTCGATGCTGTCCGAGATGGCGATGCGATCCTCTTCCCAGCGCCCGTTGATCGCGGGGGCGACCGCCATCGCTTCGGCGGCGGCCTTCACGATATAGGCGGTGTAGCTGAGCTTGACGCCCTTCGCCTTCATCGCCGCCTTGTGCGCCGCGATGGCCGAGAAATCGGCTTCGAACAGCGCGGTCACATGCGGCGCGTCGGTGACGGCGCGGACCATATTCTCGGCAATGGTGCGGCGCATCCGGTCGTGCGGGATGTCGGCACTGTCGAAGGCTTCCACGACGCGCGGCTGCGCGGTCTTGGGCGCGCCGACATGACTGACTGTCGCGCTCGCCACCGCCTTGTCCACATCCTCGAGCGTCACGCGCCCGTCGCGGCCGGTGCCGGTGATGTGGGCGGGGTCGATGTCATGCTGGAGGACCGCGCGCTTGACCGCGGGCGACAGGCGCGTCTCGCGCAGCACCTCGGCCTTCGCCGTCGCCTTGGGCGCGGGCGCTTGCGGCCTGGGGGTGTCGTCCGCCACGGGCTGGACGACCGTGTCGCTCGCCTCGCCCGCCGGATCGATCCGCGCGAGCAGCGCGCCGGGCTCGGCCTCGGCATCGCTGTCGAGGAGGATCTCGACCAGCACGCCGCTGGTGGGCGCGGGCACTTCCTGCGTCACCTTGTCGGTCTCGAGCTCGACCAGCGGGTCATTTTCCTCGACCCGCTCGCCCACGGCCTTCAGCCAGCCGCGCACGACCGCCTTGGTGCCTTCCTGCTCCTCGGGAACCAGCACGTCGATCATGACGACACTCCCTTGTCGTCATCCCAGCGAAGGCTGGGATCCATGTCTTCAAATGCAGGGCGCAGCGGCATGGCATGGGCCCCAGCCTGCGCTGGGGCGACGGTGGTCTGCATCGTCTAGAACTCCAGCATCTCGGTGATCTTGGCGCGGATGTCCTCGACGGAGGGCACGGCGGCCTCGAGCAACTTGGGGTGATGGGGCGAGGGAATGTCGGGCATGGTCACCCGCTCCACCGGCGCGTCGAGATCGAGGAAGGCCTCGTCGGCGACCACCGCGGCGATCTCCGCGCCGAAGCCGCCGGTGCGCAGATCCTCGTGGACGACCAAGCAGCGATGGGTTTTCGCGATGCTCTCCAGCACCATCTCCTTGTCCCACGGCTGCAGCGTGCGCAGGTCGATCACGTCCGCGGAAACGTCCTTCGCCGCTTCCTCGCAGCGCGGCACCATCGCGCCCCAGCTGACGATGGTGATCCTGTCGCCCTCGCGCGTTTTCTTGGCCTTGCCGAAGGGCAGGACGTAGCCGTCGCCGGGATAGGGCCGCCGCGCCCAGCTTTCATCGAGCATCGCGCGATGTTCGAAGAAGATCGTCGGATCGTTCGAGCGCAGCGCCATGCGCAGCAGCCCGACCGCATCCTCGGCATTACTCGGCACCGCGACCTTCCAGCCCGGATTGTGCACGAACTGCACCTCGTTGGTCTGGCTGTGCCACGGGTCGCCGCATTTGAAGAAGCCGCCCGGGATGCGCAGCACCATCGGCGCGGCAAAACGGTTGTGCGTGCGCCAGCGGATGGTGCCGCAATCGTTGATCTGCTCGGTCGCCGGCTCGGCATATTTGCGGAACTGGATTTCGGGCACGGGCAGCAGCCCCGCCATCGCCATGCCGATCGCGCGCCCGACAATGCCCTCCTCATTGAGGCTGGTGTCGAAGACGCGCTCCTTGCCGAACTTGTCCTGCAGCCCGAGCGTCACCGCATGGACGCCCCCCTTGGGGCCGACATCCTCCCCGAAGACGCTCATCTTCGGATTCTGTTCGAGTTCGAGGTCGAGCACCTTGCGGATGGCGGTCACCATGTTGATGCGCTGCCCCACGGGACGCGGATCCTCATGGGTCCCGTCGAGGCTCAGCCCCGCCTGCCCGCCGACCTTGGCATGTTCGCCCTCGTAGAAGACACCCTTGGTGACGAGCGAGGGGTCGGACACGGCGCGCGCCTCGGCTTCCTGCCGCGCGGCATCGACTTCCTGCGCGACCGACGCCTCGATCATGTCCCAGTCGAGATTGTTGGCGAGCTTCTTCAGCTTGGGCAGCGGGTCGCGCGCCCATTCGGCCGCCTTTTCCTCATCCGACTTGTAGGCCTGCGTGTCCTGCGCGCTATGCCCTTCGAGGCGCGGCACGGTGAGGCGGCACAGCACCGGCCCTTTTCGCTCGCGCACATGGGCAACTGCATCGCCGATCTGCTTGGCCGCGGCCTCGGGGTCGGTGCCGTCGCCGTCGAAAATGGTGAGGTTCTTGAAGCTCGCGAGGTTGGCCGCGATGTTGCGCCCCGGCGTCTGGTAATCGCTCGTCACCGAAATGCCGTAGCCATTGTCCTCGATGAAGAAGAGCAACGGCAATTTCTGCGTCGTGGCGATGGTCAGCGCCGACCAGAAACCGCCCGTCGCACAGCTCGCATCGCCGCCGAGCACGACCGCGATCGCGCCATCGTCCTTCTCGCCCAGCACCTTGGCCTTGTAGGTAATCGCCTGCGCCCAGCCGGCCGCGGGCGTATATTGCGCCCCCACCCCGCCGCACATGGGCAGCGCATGGGCACCGCCCGGATTGGGATAGTTGAAGACGACGCCGATATCGCGCCCGTCCGAATAGCCGCCCTCGCGCCCCATGTTGGAGCCCAGCGCGTCGGCCAGCTCGACGCCCAGCGCCAGCAGCATGGGCCGCGAGCGATAATAGCCGCAGGCCGCATCGCCATCGCGCAGGTGCAGGCCGAGCATGACCTGCGCCATGTCATGACCGCGTGCGGAGAATTGGTAGAGCACCTTCCTTGCCGGAACGAGCTCTTCTTCCTCCAGCCGGTCCATCTCGCGGCTCGTCAGGACGAGGCGCGCGACATCCTCCCACGCAAAGGCGGGTTCGTCGGTCTTCGTCTCGGGGTCGGCGAGGCTAGCCATCGATCACCGCCTTCACGCTGTTACAGAAATAGGCGACCTGGTCATCGCCCATGCCGCAGATGTTGAAGCGGCCCGAGCCGGCGACATAGATGGCGAATTCCTCGCGCAGCCGGACGACCTGTTCGGGGCTGACGGGCAGCATCGAGAACATGCCCTTCTGGCGCCCGATATATTCGAGCCGCGGGTCGCAGGCGGCGATCATCTCGCGCAAGCTGTTGATGCGATCGCGCATGCTGTCGAGCTCGGCGCGCCATTCCTCGCGAAGCTCGTCGTCCTCGAGCACCATGCGCACCACGGCGGCGCCATGATCGGGCGGCATCGACCACAGTTCGCGCGCCAGCTGCATGATCCAGTCGAGCGCCAGCTTGGTGGCGTCGGCATCGCGGCCCTTCACGAACAACGTGCCGACGCGGTCGCGGT harbors:
- a CDS encoding dihydrolipoamide acetyltransferase family protein — protein: MIDVLVPEEQEGTKAVVRGWLKAVGERVEENDPLVELETDKVTQEVPAPTSGVLVEILLDSDAEAEPGALLARIDPAGEASDTVVQPVADDTPRPQAPAPKATAKAEVLRETRLSPAVKRAVLQHDIDPAHITGTGRDGRVTLEDVDKAVASATVSHVGAPKTAQPRVVEAFDSADIPHDRMRRTIAENMVRAVTDAPHVTALFEADFSAIAAHKAAMKAKGVKLSYTAYIVKAAAEAMAVAPAINGRWEEDRIAISDSIDVGVGTALGDKGLVVPVVRDCGGSSLEGIGRQLGDLTARARDGKLDRKDVSGGSFTISNHGVSGSLLASPIILHQGQAAILGVGKLEKRVVVRELDGQDVMVIRPMAYVTLTIDHRVVDGHQTNAWLSRFVEILEGWPAA
- a CDS encoding alpha-ketoacid dehydrogenase subunit alpha/beta — protein: MASLADPETKTDEPAFAWEDVARLVLTSREMDRLEEEELVPARKVLYQFSARGHDMAQVMLGLHLRDGDAACGYYRSRPMLLALGVELADALGSNMGREGGYSDGRDIGVVFNYPNPGGAHALPMCGGVGAQYTPAAGWAQAITYKAKVLGEKDDGAIAVVLGGDASCATGGFWSALTIATTQKLPLLFFIEDNGYGISVTSDYQTPGRNIAANLASFKNLTIFDGDGTDPEAAAKQIGDAVAHVRERKGPVLCRLTVPRLEGHSAQDTQAYKSDEEKAAEWARDPLPKLKKLANNLDWDMIEASVAQEVDAARQEAEARAVSDPSLVTKGVFYEGEHAKVGGQAGLSLDGTHEDPRPVGQRINMVTAIRKVLDLELEQNPKMSVFGEDVGPKGGVHAVTLGLQDKFGKERVFDTSLNEEGIVGRAIGMAMAGLLPVPEIQFRKYAEPATEQINDCGTIRWRTHNRFAAPMVLRIPGGFFKCGDPWHSQTNEVQFVHNPGWKVAVPSNAEDAVGLLRMALRSNDPTIFFEHRAMLDESWARRPYPGDGYVLPFGKAKKTREGDRITIVSWGAMVPRCEEAAKDVSADVIDLRTLQPWDKEMVLESIAKTHRCLVVHEDLRTGGFGAEIAAVVADEAFLDLDAPVERVTMPDIPSPHHPKLLEAAVPSVEDIRAKITEMLEF